The Filimonas lacunae genomic sequence AAGCCAGTTTAAGTTCTTCTTCCATTTTTAGTACCGCAAAGCGTATTGAGGGACTGGTAAATGGCATGTATGGCGATTTAAAAGCAGCTAATCTGTATGGTGGCCGTTACCTGTTGTTCCAGGATGTGCGGGGCGAGGAATTTCTTAATATCACTGCTAGTTTATATACCGGTTATGAAACCTGGGGCAACTCTAACACCTCTGGTTCCAACGATGTTAACTATGTGTGGACTGCAGCTTATGCAGTAGTGAATGATGCCAACATCTTAATCAGCGGTTTAAATGGGGTATCGGGTGTTATTACGGATTCGTTGAAAAAGCAATATGTGGCAGAGGCCCGTTTTGCCAGGGCACTGAGTTACTTTAGCCTGATTACGCTGTATTCCAAACCTTATAATGCCGATGCCGGTGCTTCCAGGGGATTGCCTCTGCGTTTGCAGGCTGAACTCAGTTCGGGTAATAACGACCTGGCTGCCAGCTCTGTGGCAGCTATTTATCAGCAAATAATTACCGATCTCGACAGTGCCGAAGCCGGCCTGCCACAGGTATATTCTTCTGATCTGCTTAATACCACGCGCGCCCACAAAAGCACGGCCATTGCACTTAAAACAAGAGTGTATCTGAATAAGGGCGATTATGATAAAACAATTGCCGAAGCAGTGAAGCTGGTGCCGCAAACCAGTGCGCCGTTTAAAACTACTACAGGTGTGCAGCATGCTTTACAAAGTAGCATTGCTACCCTGTTTTCCAGCAACTATGTTACTACAGAATCAATCTTTTCTATGCCTATGACTTCTTCCAGTTCTTTAAGCGGTCAGTCGGCTATTGGGTATATCTATTATATCAACAAAGAGTATTACCTGAATGCTGCGGGCATATTTGGTGATAGCCAGTGGGGAAGCACCGATGCGCGTCGCGACTTTCTTAGTCTTAGCGGCAGCAAGTATTACCTGAAGAAGTATGCAAAATCAAGCCCTTATGTGGATTATATCCCTGTTATCCGCTATGCAGAAGTGTTGTTGAATTATGCAGAAGCAGCGGCTAAAAAAGGCAGTCTTACCCTGGCACAAAACCTGTTAAAAGCGGTGCATAGCCGTTCTGATGCTTCCTATACTTTTACGGATGCGCAAATTGGTACTGCTGATGCACTGGTGAGCACTATCTTAAAAGAACGCCGTATTGAACTGCTGGGCGAAGGTTTCCGTTCTAACGACCTATTGCGTAACTTACAAACTATTCCTGCTAAAGGAGATGCCAGTCTGCAGTCCGCTGCGGTAAGCTCTTCTGCATCTAACTATATATTCCCGTTACCAAGTGGCGAATTAACAACCAACACATTATTACATGATTAAGCATCTATTACAAAAAACAAAGTATACCCTGGCACTGCTGGCTTTGCTGGTAAGCATAAAGGGCTTTTCGCAAAATGTTGCTGATACACAGTATGTAAATGGCCTTGACAGATGGCATCACGAAAGGGAAGAAGAATTGAAGCGTGAAGATGGCTGGTTAAGCCTGGTGGGGTTACACTGGTTGAAAGAAGGAACCAACACTTTCGGGGCAGATAGTAAAAGTGATATCGTATTGCCTAAAAACTTTCCCCTGGCACAGGGCGGTAGCTATACGCTGACTAAAGGAAAGGTAGTTTTTCACCAAACTTCCGGCAGTATTAAAGTAGCTAACCTTGCCAGTGCTGATAGTAGTTTTATCGTAGGCGAAAGCGACCGTAAGCCGGTTACCTTTACTATTGATGGTTTTAAGTGGATCATTATCAAACGCCAGGATAAATATGGCCTTCGCATATGGGATAATCACAGCCCTGCTTTACAGGCGTTTAAGGGCGTGCCCCGTTTTCCGGTAAGCACCAGCTGGAAACTAAAAGCTACTTTTCAGCCTGCCGCAGATGACGATGGCTTTGTTTCTTTTAAAAATAAGATAGGTCAGTCGTTTGATAATAAGCCGGTAGGTAAGCTTTCGTTTACCATTGGAGGTAAACAATATACACTGGACATTGTAAGTGAATCAAGAGCTGGTTATTTTATTGTGTTCGGCGATAAAACCAGCGGCGAGCAAACCTACGCTTCCGGTCGTTTTCTTACTGTAGAGAAGGCCGATGACAAAGGGGTTACTTATATAGACTTTAACAAGGCCATCAATCCGCCTTGTGTGTTTACTGATTATGCTACTTGTCCGTTGCCGCCCGAGTCGAACGTGTTGCCAGTGGAAATACTGGCAGGAGAGAAAGACTTTCATGCACATCATTAATGCAGCAGCCCCGTTAGAAATGACGGGGCTTTTTTTTCGCTTGTGAGCGTGCTGTTATCTTATTATTAACTTAATGTTACCATTAAACGATTCCGCAATTGCTTGTTAGGGTGCTTCACCCGTTTTGAAACAGAGGTCTGTCTTTAGGTAGTAATCATCAATTACCTAAAACAAACCGACTATGATTTCTTGTAGCAGGAAGATAGCAGTCTGTCTTACTTATTGTTTGCTGACTGTAGCGCTTCTCACTTCTGTTGCATCTTACGCCCAGCAGCCCGATAAAACGGCCTGGGTAACTGTACCCAAAAACGAAATAACGCTGGAAGAGCTTTTTAAGCTGATAAAAGCTTCTGCCGGCACCAATATCTTTTACAGTAAAGATGTGTTGAACGACAAAGAGAAAATAACCCTGAAAGGTGGCCGCATGTCGTTGAACGAAATACTGGAAACGATTGTGAAAGAAAAAAAAGTAGCCTATGCCTATAAAAATGGTTTTATCATTTTTCAAAGAAAGGAAGGCGGCAAAGCCCCTGATACTAAAAACACGCCGGCAGCCAAAGGCAGCATTACGGTAACGGGGCTGGTGCGTGATGCTAAAGGGGAATTACTGCCGGGAGTTGCTGTTCATGCGGGCAATAGTGGTAAACAGGCTATTACCAATGCAGCAGGGGAATTCACCATCAGCAATATCAATGAAAATAATATTTTGAAGGTGAGCGCCCTGGGGTACGAAACGGCTTTTATAATGCCTAACGCCAACGGTAAAATGAACATTACCCTTAAGCATACAGCCAGGGTGCTGGATGAAGTGGTAGTAACGGCTTTAGGTATTAAAAGAGAAGAAAAGAGTTTAGGCTATAGTACGCAAAAACTGGATGGTTCGGCCGGATCTGATGCGCCTACCAATGGTGTTATCAACGCTTTATCAGGCAAGGTAGCAGGTTTAAACCTAACCAAGTCGGGCGGTCCTATGGGATCGAGCCGTGTTATCCTGCGGGGCGAAAGCATCCTGGATGTGCAGTCTGATGGGGCTTTAATAGTAGTGGATGGAGTGCCTATCAGCACCCGTTTCAGTGGCACAGGTAGCAGCAGCTACCAGGATACCGACAGTCCTATCGATTTTGGAAGTGCTTTAACGGATATCAACCCCGATGATATAGAATCGTTCAACGTGCTGAAAGGACCGGCGGCAGCGGCTTTATATGGTTCGCGTGCCTCGCAGGGTGCTATTATCATTACCACCAAATCGGGCAGTAAAAACAAAAAAGGACTGGGTGTTAGCTTCAGTTCTAATATTGCTGTTGATCAGATTAACCGCTGGCCCGATTTTCAGTATGAATATGGTCAGGGCTTGTCTAACGCTTCTTACTATTCTTATGGCACTTCTACTGATGGTGCCAGTACTTCCAATACCAGCAGCGCATGGGGACCAAAATTTCAGGGGCAGAGCTATTACCAGTATAACTCACCTATCGATCCTGTAACAGGTGCCAGGGCTGAGCGCGTGCCCTGGAAGCCTTATTTAAATAACCGGAAAGATTTCTTTCAAAATGGGGTAACGTTTACCAACTCTGCTTCTGTCAGTGGTGGTAAT encodes the following:
- a CDS encoding RagB/SusD family nutrient uptake outer membrane protein, producing MKYRKHIYTFLLPLVAVVSSCNKSLLDTTPEASLSSSSIFSTAKRIEGLVNGMYGDLKAANLYGGRYLLFQDVRGEEFLNITASLYTGYETWGNSNTSGSNDVNYVWTAAYAVVNDANILISGLNGVSGVITDSLKKQYVAEARFARALSYFSLITLYSKPYNADAGASRGLPLRLQAELSSGNNDLAASSVAAIYQQIITDLDSAEAGLPQVYSSDLLNTTRAHKSTAIALKTRVYLNKGDYDKTIAEAVKLVPQTSAPFKTTTGVQHALQSSIATLFSSNYVTTESIFSMPMTSSSSLSGQSAIGYIYYINKEYYLNAAGIFGDSQWGSTDARRDFLSLSGSKYYLKKYAKSSPYVDYIPVIRYAEVLLNYAEAAAKKGSLTLAQNLLKAVHSRSDASYTFTDAQIGTADALVSTILKERRIELLGEGFRSNDLLRNLQTIPAKGDASLQSAAVSSSASNYIFPLPSGELTTNTLLHD
- a CDS encoding DUF1684 domain-containing protein codes for the protein MIKHLLQKTKYTLALLALLVSIKGFSQNVADTQYVNGLDRWHHEREEELKREDGWLSLVGLHWLKEGTNTFGADSKSDIVLPKNFPLAQGGSYTLTKGKVVFHQTSGSIKVANLASADSSFIVGESDRKPVTFTIDGFKWIIIKRQDKYGLRIWDNHSPALQAFKGVPRFPVSTSWKLKATFQPAADDDGFVSFKNKIGQSFDNKPVGKLSFTIGGKQYTLDIVSESRAGYFIVFGDKTSGEQTYASGRFLTVEKADDKGVTYIDFNKAINPPCVFTDYATCPLPPESNVLPVEILAGEKDFHAHH